In Rhizophagus irregularis chromosome 19, complete sequence, the following are encoded in one genomic region:
- a CDS encoding uncharacterized protein (SECRETED:cutsite_VDS-SP; SECRETED:prob_0.7910); SECRETED:SignalP(1-23) has translation MALKISLVLLFVLLLSKSLFVDSSPMFKRDDDEKCGITKNSREPKGLPSILNPAAKFKFLLYAAGDQIYKCNTTTPQKSWDLVGPKAKLFVNPQKVVGDHYFQPTPVNGGRATWNSTLDCDHSSVIGRIIQTYPVEPENIPWLLIQTTKNEGENGAFSDVKFVVRTNTKGGVPPPIGECGNKYSNNELFKSYYTTQYWYYH, from the exons atggCATTAAAGATAtcattagttttattattcgttttacttttatcaaaatcattGTTCGTTGACTCTTCTCCAATGTTCAAacgtgatgatgatgaaaaatgtGGTATTACTAAAAACTCAA ggGAACCAAAAGGTTTGCCATCTATTCTTAACCCTGCTgccaaatttaaattcttactTTATGCTGCGGGagatcaaatatataaatgcaACACAACGACTCCTCAAAAATCTTGGGATTTAG ttggACCCAAAGCTAAACTTTTTGTTAATCCCCAAAAAGTCGTTGGAGATCATTACTTCCAACCAACTC ctGTTAACGGAGGTAGAGCTACTTGGAACTCAACACTTGATTGTGATCATTCTAGTGTTATTGGAAGAATTATTCAAACATATCCTGTTGAACCTGAAAATATTCCATGGCTCTTAATTCAAACAACT aAAAATGAAGGTGAAAATGGAGCTTTTAGTGATGTCAAATTTGTAGTTCGTACAAACACTAAAGGTGGCGTTCCTCCCCCAATAGGAGAAt GCGGAAATAAATATTccaataatgaattattcaaaagCTATTATACTACTCAATATTggtattatcattaa